One Natronomonas moolapensis 8.8.11 genomic region harbors:
- a CDS encoding TIGR00725 family protein, which yields MRVAVIGGSTIDERTEETARRLGRLLGERGHTVVCGGLGGVMRAVCEGATRAGAETVGILPGEDPAAANKWVSTPIATGLGNARNVLVALNGEGVVAVDGATGTLSEIGHALDFGRPVAGLAAHDPGLEGFEATETPTEAIEYVERAASGAA from the coding sequence ATGCGAGTCGCCGTCATCGGTGGATCGACGATCGACGAAAGAACCGAAGAGACCGCGCGCCGTCTCGGTCGCCTGCTCGGCGAGCGCGGCCATACTGTCGTCTGCGGCGGGTTGGGCGGCGTTATGAGGGCCGTCTGCGAGGGCGCGACCCGGGCCGGCGCGGAGACAGTCGGCATCCTCCCGGGCGAGGACCCCGCGGCCGCCAACAAATGGGTGTCGACGCCGATCGCCACCGGCCTCGGCAACGCCCGCAACGTCCTCGTGGCGCTCAACGGCGAGGGCGTCGTCGCGGTCGACGGCGCGACCGGCACCCTCTCGGAGATCGGCCACGCGCTGGATTTCGGCCGGCCCGTGGCGGGACTCGCGGCCCACGACCCCGGTCTCGAGGGATTCGAGGCGACCGAGACGCCGACGGAGGCGATCGAGTACGTCGAGCGCGCGGCGTCCGGGGCGGCCTGA
- a CDS encoding DEAD/DEAH box helicase translates to MAGRTEYEAGAAVADVLPAFADAFPFESFNRMQAAALPAILESDDNVVVSAPTASGKTALAEAAICRTLESGGTALFLAPLRALTNEKESEWERFEALGYSVYVVTGERDLNPRRAEGADILVMTPEKADSATRKHDSPRYAFVTDVDCCVIDEVHLLDSDQRGAVLEVTISRLRRLCEPRVVALSATMRNVGDVAEWLDAPEACTFRFGESYRPVPLSATVETYAHGDNAFADKYRRLYRALDLAQPHIEDGGQALVFVASRQDTVRAAEKARDVIAERDVEIGSRGEYDFHTDAQELQNDTLRQSVVDGVGFHHAGLSKGDKDRVEDWFKSGEIQLLFSTSTLAWGVNLPARCVVIRDTKLHDPLEGEVDMSPLDILQMLGRAGRPGYDDAGYAHVVCDGSDAGRYRQLLEDGKPIESRLAGELDAHLNAEIALGVVDDIEDVMGWLETTFYYARAASAPEHYDDPDSLRDRVSATLERLVDGGFVDQSGLEIEPTTLGRLTSQFYLRLDTAASFHALCERAADSDTPDLGGAAALRTVADATAFDSVSARRDERETFGAVLAGEGDDLEPGNRKVLAILRAGMDGTTPAELQSDAWVIRQNALRLLAALRAFCERFASPRDANLVRRIEARLEHGVGEEAVGLVAVGGIGSGRASKLAKAGLVDPADIRRVGVEGLIDAGLSEGVAERVLEQARALPGVAIEWEGMPEAVPEGENTMAEVTVRNAGEGAPAGVRVTVNDVEMSETTRYLGETTVPVGVFGGDTEELTYEVEVSFPELPLHPIRDRRVVAVE, encoded by the coding sequence GTGGCAGGTCGCACGGAATACGAGGCGGGTGCCGCTGTCGCGGACGTGCTGCCGGCGTTCGCCGACGCGTTCCCCTTCGAATCGTTCAACCGGATGCAAGCCGCGGCGTTGCCCGCCATCCTCGAGTCCGACGACAACGTCGTCGTCAGCGCGCCGACTGCGAGCGGAAAAACGGCGCTCGCGGAGGCCGCGATCTGTCGGACACTCGAGTCGGGCGGCACCGCGCTGTTTCTCGCGCCGCTTCGGGCGCTGACCAACGAGAAGGAATCCGAGTGGGAGCGCTTCGAGGCGCTGGGCTACTCGGTGTACGTCGTCACCGGCGAACGCGATCTCAACCCCCGCCGGGCCGAGGGGGCGGACATCCTCGTGATGACGCCGGAAAAGGCCGACTCGGCGACGAGAAAACACGACTCGCCGCGGTACGCCTTCGTTACCGACGTCGACTGCTGTGTCATCGACGAGGTCCACCTGCTCGATTCGGACCAGCGAGGGGCCGTCCTCGAAGTGACGATATCGCGTCTCAGGCGGCTCTGTGAGCCGCGGGTCGTCGCCCTGTCGGCGACGATGCGAAACGTCGGCGACGTCGCCGAGTGGCTCGACGCGCCCGAGGCGTGTACCTTTCGCTTCGGGGAGTCCTATCGGCCCGTCCCGCTGTCGGCGACGGTCGAGACGTACGCCCACGGCGACAACGCCTTCGCCGACAAGTACCGCCGGCTCTACCGGGCGTTGGATCTCGCACAACCACACATCGAGGACGGCGGACAGGCGCTGGTGTTCGTCGCCTCGCGGCAGGACACGGTGCGAGCCGCCGAGAAGGCGCGAGACGTGATCGCCGAACGCGACGTCGAGATCGGCTCGCGCGGCGAGTACGACTTCCACACAGACGCCCAGGAGTTACAAAACGACACGCTTCGGCAGTCGGTCGTCGACGGTGTCGGCTTCCACCACGCAGGGCTCTCGAAGGGGGACAAAGACCGCGTCGAAGACTGGTTCAAAAGCGGTGAGATACAGCTGCTGTTTTCGACCTCGACGCTGGCGTGGGGCGTCAACCTCCCGGCGCGGTGTGTCGTCATCCGCGACACGAAGCTGCACGACCCCCTCGAGGGCGAAGTCGACATGAGTCCCCTCGACATCCTCCAGATGCTCGGTCGCGCCGGGCGGCCGGGCTACGACGACGCCGGGTACGCACACGTCGTCTGTGATGGCTCGGACGCGGGGCGCTACCGGCAGTTACTCGAGGACGGCAAGCCGATCGAGTCGCGGCTGGCCGGCGAACTCGACGCGCATCTGAACGCCGAAATCGCCCTCGGCGTGGTCGACGACATCGAGGACGTAATGGGGTGGCTCGAGACGACGTTCTACTACGCCCGGGCGGCAAGCGCGCCGGAGCACTACGACGACCCCGACTCACTCCGTGATCGGGTCTCGGCGACGCTCGAACGCCTCGTCGACGGTGGGTTCGTCGATCAGTCGGGCCTCGAAATCGAGCCGACGACGCTCGGTCGGCTCACCTCGCAGTTCTATCTCCGCCTCGACACCGCCGCGTCGTTTCACGCGCTGTGTGAACGCGCCGCCGACAGCGACACCCCGGATCTCGGTGGGGCGGCCGCCCTCCGGACCGTCGCCGACGCGACGGCGTTCGACAGCGTCTCGGCGCGCCGCGACGAACGCGAGACGTTCGGGGCCGTTCTCGCCGGCGAGGGCGACGACTTAGAGCCCGGGAACCGGAAGGTGCTCGCCATCCTCCGGGCCGGCATGGACGGAACGACGCCTGCCGAGCTCCAAAGCGACGCGTGGGTCATCCGGCAGAACGCCCTGCGGCTGTTGGCTGCACTGCGGGCCTTCTGTGAACGGTTCGCCTCGCCGCGGGACGCGAACCTCGTCCGGCGGATCGAGGCCCGTCTCGAACACGGGGTCGGCGAGGAGGCGGTCGGACTGGTCGCGGTCGGCGGAATCGGTTCGGGGCGGGCGAGCAAACTCGCGAAGGCGGGGCTCGTCGACCCCGCCGACATCCGGCGTGTCGGCGTCGAGGGACTGATCGACGCCGGCCTCTCGGAGGGCGTCGCCGAACGGGTCCTCGAGCAGGCGCGGGCGTTGCCGGGCGTCGCTATCGAGTGGGAGGGGATGCCCGAAGCGGTTCCCGAAGGCGAAAACACGATGGCCGAAGTCACCGTCCGAA
- a CDS encoding inorganic diphosphatase, whose amino-acid sequence MSDRSDSDHARSGTMGRRSLLQGVGLVGLGSLTAGASSTPAAGADASPVQNVHTQSMTGPLNLVTDVEQDFENGSVPETFMGVQTIPMGSRIKYEYRQEIPGIILDRMLHSEVRYPGGYGFIPQTNAGDGDPLDVLVLLEDPLLPGTVLEVQPVGVLRMLDDGEDDDKIVAKPVDEPRLDHVESREDIPEHERAEIEEFFKTYKNLEDDPDVVTNGIGPAEEAYDIVESGAERFTEES is encoded by the coding sequence ATGTCTGATAGGTCAGACAGCGACCACGCACGCTCCGGTACGATGGGTCGACGCTCGCTGCTGCAGGGTGTCGGCCTCGTCGGCCTCGGCTCCCTGACTGCGGGGGCCTCGTCGACACCCGCTGCCGGAGCCGACGCATCGCCGGTACAGAACGTTCACACGCAATCTATGACAGGACCACTGAACTTGGTGACCGACGTCGAACAGGACTTCGAAAACGGCTCCGTTCCCGAGACGTTCATGGGAGTCCAGACGATCCCGATGGGGTCGCGGATCAAATACGAGTACCGTCAGGAGATTCCGGGGATTATACTCGATCGGATGCTCCACAGCGAGGTCCGATACCCCGGCGGATACGGATTCATCCCGCAGACGAACGCCGGCGACGGCGATCCGCTCGACGTATTGGTGTTGCTCGAGGACCCGCTGTTGCCCGGCACCGTCCTCGAGGTGCAACCGGTCGGCGTACTCCGGATGCTCGACGACGGCGAGGACGACGACAAGATCGTCGCCAAGCCCGTCGACGAACCACGACTCGACCACGTCGAGTCCAGAGAGGACATCCCGGAACACGAACGCGCGGAGATCGAGGAGTTCTTCAAGACCTACAAGAACCTCGAGGACGACCCGGACGTGGTCACGAACGGGATCGGACCGGCGGAGGAAGCCTACGATATCGTCGAGTCGGGCGCCGAGCGCTTCACCGAAGAGTCGTAG
- a CDS encoding ABC transporter ATP-binding protein has product MSDDQGGFEDVRESLDGHPIRSLLAYARPYWLRLGAGVSASFLTRFARLVPPIVVATAIDRVVLGSGEPGLLARAGIVPPGEIAGEAARIALLERLVVIAVVAYLLRSVTRFASRYLLQSTAQKVQRDLRNDTYDHIQHLSMDFFVSHQTGGMMSILNSDINRLEQFLNTEFRQLIRVVATVGGISVVLWIYSPKLALIALAPVPIIGLASGLFLNWIEPRYKSIRETVARLNTRLENNIGGTAVIKAFNRHAFERQRVAAQSQTYHDEKVAALRIRRAFFASLRLTTGVVFVLVLYVGGRDIILGTPGALSAGAFALFFLYLRRLYSPMRRVGKSANKYQLAKSSAERVFGLLGKEPTVAEPDEPHVPERVRGDVAFEDVTFGYGDRDPVIRGVSLDVPAGTTVGLAGPTGAGKSTLLKLLPRFHDVDSGRVAVDGVDVREYSLRALRAGIAIVEQNPYLFSGTVAENIAYGDHETLEAEWTDETTPSDARERIVEAATAAEAHEFISELPEGYDTLVGERGVKLSGGQRQRLAIARALLNDPSIIVFDEATSDVDTETEELIQKSLDRLIEDRTAFVIAHRLSTIQGADRIVVMDDGEIVESGTHDELLDDDGEYAALWRAQADSGASVRPIGE; this is encoded by the coding sequence ATGTCCGACGATCAGGGAGGCTTCGAGGACGTCCGCGAGAGCCTCGATGGCCACCCGATCCGGAGCCTCCTGGCGTACGCCCGCCCGTACTGGCTGCGGTTGGGGGCCGGGGTCTCGGCGTCGTTTCTGACGCGCTTTGCGAGACTCGTGCCGCCGATCGTCGTCGCGACCGCGATCGACCGCGTCGTGTTGGGCTCGGGAGAGCCGGGACTTCTGGCCCGGGCGGGGATCGTCCCTCCCGGCGAGATCGCCGGCGAGGCGGCCCGGATCGCGCTGCTCGAACGACTCGTCGTTATCGCGGTGGTGGCGTATCTCCTCCGCTCCGTGACCCGTTTCGCCTCGCGGTACCTGCTGCAGTCGACCGCCCAGAAGGTCCAGCGGGACCTCCGAAACGACACGTACGACCACATCCAGCACCTCTCGATGGACTTCTTCGTCTCCCATCAGACCGGCGGGATGATGTCGATCCTCAACAGCGACATCAACCGCTTAGAGCAGTTTCTCAACACGGAGTTCCGCCAGTTGATCCGCGTCGTCGCGACGGTCGGGGGCATCTCGGTCGTCCTCTGGATCTACTCCCCGAAACTGGCGCTCATCGCGCTCGCACCGGTGCCGATCATCGGCCTCGCGAGCGGCCTCTTTCTCAACTGGATCGAGCCCCGGTACAAATCGATCCGGGAAACGGTCGCGCGATTGAACACGCGCCTGGAGAACAACATCGGCGGCACCGCGGTGATCAAGGCGTTCAACCGCCACGCCTTCGAGCGCCAACGGGTCGCCGCACAGAGCCAGACCTACCACGACGAGAAGGTGGCGGCGCTTCGGATCCGGCGGGCCTTCTTCGCCTCGCTCCGGCTGACGACCGGCGTCGTCTTCGTGCTCGTCCTCTATGTCGGCGGACGGGACATCATCCTCGGGACCCCCGGCGCGCTGTCGGCCGGTGCGTTTGCGCTGTTCTTTTTGTATCTCCGCCGGCTCTACTCGCCGATGCGTCGGGTCGGCAAGTCCGCGAACAAGTACCAACTCGCGAAATCCAGTGCCGAGCGGGTCTTCGGGCTGCTCGGCAAGGAGCCGACGGTGGCCGAACCCGACGAGCCCCACGTCCCGGAACGGGTCCGCGGCGACGTCGCCTTCGAGGACGTGACGTTCGGCTACGGGGACCGCGACCCCGTGATCCGGGGCGTCTCACTGGACGTGCCCGCAGGGACGACCGTCGGGCTCGCGGGGCCAACCGGCGCGGGGAAATCGACGCTTTTGAAGCTGCTTCCCCGGTTCCACGACGTCGACTCCGGGCGGGTCGCCGTCGACGGCGTCGACGTCCGCGAGTACAGCCTCCGAGCGCTCAGAGCGGGGATCGCGATCGTCGAACAGAACCCCTACCTGTTCTCCGGGACGGTCGCGGAGAACATCGCCTACGGCGACCACGAGACTCTCGAGGCCGAGTGGACGGACGAGACCACCCCCAGTGATGCCCGCGAACGCATCGTCGAGGCCGCGACGGCCGCCGAGGCCCACGAATTCATCAGCGAGTTGCCGGAGGGGTACGACACCCTGGTCGGCGAGCGTGGGGTGAAGCTCTCGGGCGGCCAGCGCCAACGCCTCGCCATCGCGCGGGCGCTGCTCAATGACCCCTCGATCATCGTCTTCGACGAGGCGACGAGCGACGTCGACACCGAGACCGAAGAACTCATTCAAAAGAGCTTGGATCGGCTCATCGAGGACCGAACCGCCTTCGTCATCGCCCACCGCCTGTCGACGATTCAGGGGGCCGACCGCATCGTCGTCATGGATGACGGCGAAATCGTCGAGTCGGGGACCCACGACGAGTTGCTCGACGACGACGGCGAGTACGCGGCGCTGTGGCGGGCCCAGGCCGACTCGGGGGCGTCGGTTCGCCCGATCGGCGAGTGA
- the lipA gene encoding lipoyl synthase, translating into MGRRRKPEWLTSRPPSGERFAEIKRTLRDRDLHTVCEAANCPNLGDCWSGRDGPGTATFMLLGERCSRGCNFCDVETGGMGPLDSEEPENVASAAAEIGLDYVVLTSVDRDDLPDGGSSHFAATIREIKRLDPGILVEALIPDFRGDAEAIDRIVDAGADVIAHNVETVDRLQWPVRDRRAGYEQSLSVLERVADAPDVHTKTSLMLGVGEYDHEVYRTLSDLRAVGVDVVTFGQYLQPSRSHLEVFEYVHPDVFDVWKTVAEEEFGFLYCASGPMVRSSFKAGELFLEALVRDGADPASARVVAEQHGTAE; encoded by the coding sequence ATGGGGCGTCGTCGCAAACCCGAATGGCTAACGAGCCGGCCGCCGAGCGGCGAGCGGTTCGCCGAAATCAAGCGGACGCTGCGGGACCGAGACCTCCATACGGTCTGTGAAGCGGCCAACTGTCCGAATCTCGGCGACTGTTGGAGCGGTCGCGACGGTCCCGGGACGGCGACGTTCATGTTGCTGGGCGAGCGCTGCTCGCGAGGGTGTAACTTCTGTGACGTCGAGACCGGCGGGATGGGCCCCCTCGATTCCGAAGAGCCCGAGAACGTCGCGAGCGCGGCCGCGGAGATCGGTCTCGACTACGTGGTGTTGACTTCCGTCGACCGCGACGACCTCCCGGACGGCGGGTCGAGCCACTTCGCCGCCACGATCCGGGAAATAAAACGCCTCGATCCCGGGATTCTCGTCGAGGCGTTGATCCCCGACTTTCGGGGCGACGCGGAGGCGATCGATCGGATCGTCGACGCCGGAGCCGACGTGATCGCACACAACGTCGAGACGGTCGATCGACTCCAGTGGCCGGTCCGGGATCGCCGCGCCGGCTACGAACAGTCGCTGTCGGTGCTCGAACGGGTCGCCGACGCGCCCGACGTCCACACGAAAACGAGTCTGATGCTCGGGGTCGGGGAGTACGACCACGAGGTGTATCGGACGCTGTCGGACCTCCGGGCGGTCGGCGTCGACGTCGTGACGTTCGGCCAGTATCTCCAGCCCTCCCGGTCGCACCTGGAGGTCTTCGAGTACGTCCACCCGGACGTCTTCGACGTCTGGAAGACCGTCGCCGAGGAGGAGTTCGGCTTTCTGTACTGTGCGTCGGGACCGATGGTTCGGTCGTCGTTCAAGGCCGGTGAGCTATTCCTCGAGGCGCTGGTCCGGGACGGAGCCGATCCGGCGTCGGCCAGGGTAGTGGCGGAGCAGCACGGGACTGCCGAATGA
- a CDS encoding aspartate kinase, translating into MRVVAKFGGTSLGNGDRVNRAADSIAAAVNEGHEVAVVASAMGSTTDFLLDAITFEADEADEAEIVSMGERTSVRMLKAALGARGIDAKFLEPGTEEWPVITDEHGQVDVEETQRRAKQLAADMAAEGYVPVATGFLAQDHAGNVTTLGRGGSDTTAVMLGNYMSADEVVIITDVEGVMTGDPRVVEGARNVGEITVDELRNLSFRGAEVVAPSALSYKTGDMTVRVAHYQHGDLLQGGTTIEGQFQNLIDMREKPLACLTAAGRAIRNSPGILSDLSDVLTDADINVDAVASGMDSVSFYVDEGVAERAENVLHQAVIDLEELSSVTVDDDIAVIRITGGELPNQSGILEEIIAPLATEHINIQDLITSATSISVFLEWDDREQALEIIQDAI; encoded by the coding sequence ATGCGCGTAGTCGCCAAGTTCGGCGGAACGAGCCTCGGGAACGGCGACCGCGTCAACCGGGCTGCCGACTCGATCGCCGCCGCAGTCAACGAGGGCCACGAGGTCGCCGTCGTCGCGAGCGCGATGGGGTCGACGACCGACTTCCTGCTCGATGCGATCACGTTCGAGGCCGACGAGGCCGACGAGGCCGAGATCGTCTCGATGGGCGAGCGGACCTCCGTCCGGATGCTGAAAGCCGCCCTCGGTGCCCGCGGGATCGACGCGAAGTTCCTCGAACCCGGCACCGAGGAGTGGCCAGTCATCACCGACGAGCACGGTCAAGTCGACGTCGAGGAGACCCAGCGCCGGGCCAAACAGCTCGCCGCCGACATGGCCGCCGAGGGGTACGTCCCCGTCGCCACGGGCTTTCTCGCACAGGACCACGCGGGCAACGTCACGACGCTCGGTCGCGGCGGCTCCGACACGACCGCCGTCATGCTCGGCAACTACATGAGCGCCGACGAAGTCGTCATCATCACCGACGTCGAAGGCGTCATGACGGGCGACCCCCGCGTGGTCGAGGGCGCGCGCAACGTCGGGGAAATCACCGTCGACGAACTTCGGAATCTCTCGTTCCGCGGTGCGGAGGTCGTCGCCCCGTCGGCGCTGTCGTACAAGACCGGCGACATGACCGTCAGGGTCGCCCACTACCAACACGGCGACCTCCTGCAGGGCGGGACCACGATCGAGGGGCAGTTTCAAAACCTCATCGACATGCGCGAAAAGCCGCTCGCGTGTCTGACTGCGGCCGGGCGCGCGATCAGGAACTCGCCCGGGATTCTCTCGGACCTCTCTGACGTCCTCACCGACGCCGACATCAACGTCGACGCCGTCGCGAGTGGGATGGACTCGGTGTCGTTCTACGTCGACGAGGGCGTCGCCGAGCGCGCCGAGAACGTCCTCCACCAGGCGGTCATCGACCTCGAGGAACTCTCGAGCGTTACCGTCGACGACGACATCGCGGTCATCAGGATCACCGGCGGCGAACTCCCGAATCAGTCCGGCATCCTCGAAGAGATCATCGCCCCGCTCGCGACCGAACACATCAACATCCAGGACCTGATCACAAGCGCGACCTCGATTTCGGTGTTCCTCGAGTGGGACGACCGCGAGCAGGCCCTCGAGATCATCCAGGACGCAATTTAG
- a CDS encoding nicotinate-nucleotide--dimethylbenzimidazole phosphoribosyltransferase, whose amino-acid sequence MTRLVLCAGTTRTAEIDGISAAGADPELMIHTPSADSEILTYGRTVRSPVVPVSPTGCPTPAVVTRAVVERLGLETTVVDAGVAEPTGAPTVTVGANAGDDIREPDPVPSAPGAFAAARQFGRALPDDELFVAETVPGGTTTALGVLTALGEVDVLGPAGDAAEAGVVSSSLPENPLGLKREVVAESLAASGLSPGDAAGEPTVALRRAGDPALAVVSGLAAGALETDTAVTLAGGTQLVAAAACLRHGGYDRRLSLATTSFVAEDPSIDLDRAADGLELSVTVTDPGFTDDHPAMAAYNAGEAKEGVGMGGALALAERASVPMADVRSGVRDVYDRLLAEADREVPAL is encoded by the coding sequence ATGACGCGACTCGTCCTCTGTGCCGGGACCACCCGCACCGCCGAGATCGACGGCATTAGCGCGGCGGGAGCCGACCCCGAACTCATGATCCACACGCCGAGCGCCGACAGCGAGATCCTGACCTACGGGCGCACCGTCCGGTCCCCGGTCGTCCCCGTCTCGCCGACCGGCTGTCCGACGCCAGCCGTCGTCACCCGGGCGGTCGTCGAACGGCTCGGCCTCGAGACGACGGTCGTCGACGCCGGGGTCGCCGAGCCGACCGGCGCCCCGACTGTCACCGTCGGGGCCAACGCCGGGGACGACATCCGCGAGCCGGATCCGGTCCCGTCCGCGCCGGGAGCGTTCGCCGCCGCCCGCCAGTTCGGCCGGGCGCTCCCCGATGACGAGCTGTTCGTCGCCGAGACGGTCCCGGGCGGGACGACGACCGCACTCGGCGTGTTGACCGCGCTCGGAGAGGTCGACGTCCTGGGGCCGGCCGGGGACGCGGCCGAGGCGGGGGTCGTCTCGTCGTCGCTGCCGGAGAACCCCCTGGGGTTGAAACGCGAAGTCGTCGCCGAGTCCCTCGCTGCTTCGGGTCTGTCGCCCGGCGACGCCGCCGGCGAACCGACCGTCGCGCTGCGTCGCGCGGGTGATCCAGCCCTCGCGGTCGTCTCGGGGCTGGCCGCCGGCGCCCTCGAGACCGACACTGCGGTGACGCTGGCCGGCGGCACCCAACTCGTCGCCGCCGCTGCCTGCCTCCGACACGGCGGGTACGACCGGCGGCTGTCGCTCGCGACGACCTCGTTCGTCGCCGAGGATCCCTCTATCGACCTCGATCGGGCCGCCGACGGCTTGGAGCTGTCGGTAACTGTCACCGATCCCGGGTTCACCGACGACCACCCGGCCATGGCCGCCTACAACGCCGGCGAGGCCAAGGAGGGCGTCGGGATGGGCGGGGCGCTGGCGCTGGCCGAGCGGGCGTCGGTACCGATGGCCGACGTTCGATCGGGCGTCCGCGACGTGTACGATCGGCTGCTGGCGGAGGCCGACCGGGAGGTGCCGGCGTTATGA
- a CDS encoding cobyrinic acid a,c-diamide synthase, whose amino-acid sequence MKGVVLAGTASGVGKTVAALSVLSGLKRAGYDPQPAKAGPDFIDPSHHAVVCDRPSRSLDPWLSGDEGCRRNYWRGSGDVCVVEGMMGLYDGTTSTAAVAETLGLPVVLVVDAKAGMESVAATALGFEAYADEADRDIDVVGVLAQRAHGGRHADGIREALPEGLAYLGRIPPLSELSIPERHLGLHMGAEAPVDTDTLREASEHVDIERLVGVAREPPRPGGTRPSGSGTDATVAVADDGAFCFKYPATVERLRERASVVTFSPVAGDPLPACDGVYLPGGYPELHGGALAAGGTLGELGERAADGLAVLGECGGLMALAETLTDTDGRTHRMAGVLPADVQMCDRYQALDHVELRARNDALTADTGTTVRGHEFHYSEADVAPDATFAFDVERGDGIVDKKDGLTEHRTLGTYAHVHADSGAFDRFLDRL is encoded by the coding sequence ATGAAGGGTGTCGTCCTCGCCGGGACGGCCTCGGGTGTCGGAAAAACGGTCGCCGCCCTCTCGGTCCTGTCCGGGCTGAAGCGCGCCGGCTACGACCCCCAGCCCGCGAAGGCCGGCCCGGACTTCATCGATCCGAGCCACCACGCCGTCGTCTGCGATCGGCCGTCCCGGAGCCTCGACCCGTGGCTCTCCGGGGACGAAGGCTGTCGCCGCAACTACTGGCGCGGGTCGGGCGACGTCTGCGTCGTCGAGGGGATGATGGGCCTCTACGACGGGACGACCTCGACAGCGGCCGTCGCGGAGACGCTCGGGTTGCCCGTCGTCCTCGTCGTCGACGCGAAAGCGGGCATGGAGAGCGTCGCCGCGACGGCGCTGGGGTTCGAGGCATACGCCGACGAGGCCGACCGGGACATAGACGTCGTCGGCGTCCTCGCCCAGCGCGCCCACGGCGGCCGCCACGCGGACGGCATCCGCGAGGCGCTGCCGGAGGGGCTCGCGTACCTGGGGCGGATTCCGCCTCTGTCGGAGCTTTCGATCCCCGAGCGCCACCTCGGGCTCCACATGGGCGCGGAGGCCCCAGTCGACACCGACACCCTTCGGGAGGCGAGCGAGCACGTCGACATCGAACGGCTCGTCGGGGTCGCCCGCGAGCCGCCCCGCCCGGGAGGGACCCGCCCGTCGGGTTCCGGGACGGACGCGACTGTCGCCGTTGCGGACGACGGGGCGTTCTGTTTTAAATACCCCGCGACGGTCGAGCGCCTCCGCGAGCGGGCGTCGGTCGTCACGTTTTCGCCCGTCGCGGGCGACCCGTTGCCGGCCTGCGACGGCGTCTACCTCCCCGGCGGCTACCCGGAACTCCACGGCGGGGCACTGGCCGCGGGCGGCACCCTCGGAGAGCTCGGCGAGCGGGCCGCCGATGGACTGGCCGTCCTCGGGGAGTGCGGCGGCCTGATGGCGCTCGCGGAGACGCTGACGGACACCGACGGGCGGACCCACCGGATGGCCGGTGTCCTCCCCGCCGACGTGCAGATGTGCGACCGATATCAGGCGCTCGACCACGTGGAGTTGCGCGCCCGAAACGACGCGCTCACCGCCGATACCGGGACGACAGTCCGCGGCCACGAGTTCCACTACTCCGAGGCCGACGTCGCCCCCGACGCGACGTTCGCCTTCGACGTCGAGCGCGGCGACGGGATCGTCGACAAGAAGGACGGCCTGACCGAACACCGGACGCTCGGCACCTACGCGCACGTCCACGCCGATTCGGGGGCCTTCGATCGGTTCCTCGACCGACTGTGA